A single genomic interval of Amycolatopsis albispora harbors:
- the meaB gene encoding methylmalonyl Co-A mutase-associated GTPase MeaB: MPVQVDVGELVAQAADGVPRAIARLISLVEDAHPQLREVAAALTPHTGRARLIGLTGPPGVGKSTSTSMLITALRAAGKRVGVLAIDPSSPFSGGALLGDRVRMSEHATDTGVFIRSMATRGHLGGLAWATPQAVRVLDAAGFDIVLIETVGVGQSEVDVVRLADTTVVLLAPGMGDGIQAAKAGVLEIADVFVVNKADREGADATVRELKQMIAMGRREMRGPSWRQPIVRTVASRDEGAEDVLKVLDEHHDWLTAEGELTRRRATRAAGEIEAIALQRLRAELVDLRGGDRLAELADAVAGRELDPYAAAERLIDDLRA; encoded by the coding sequence TTGCCCGTTCAGGTCGACGTCGGCGAACTGGTCGCCCAGGCTGCGGATGGGGTCCCCCGCGCCATCGCGAGGCTGATCTCGCTGGTTGAGGACGCCCATCCGCAGCTGCGCGAGGTAGCGGCCGCGTTGACCCCGCACACCGGCCGGGCCCGGCTCATCGGGCTCACCGGCCCGCCCGGGGTCGGCAAGTCGACTTCCACCTCCATGCTGATCACCGCCCTGCGCGCGGCGGGCAAGCGCGTCGGCGTGCTGGCGATCGATCCCTCCTCTCCGTTTTCCGGTGGTGCGTTGCTCGGTGATCGGGTGCGGATGAGCGAACACGCCACCGACACCGGCGTGTTCATCCGGTCCATGGCCACCCGAGGCCATCTCGGCGGCCTCGCCTGGGCCACCCCGCAGGCGGTCCGCGTGCTCGACGCCGCGGGCTTCGACATCGTGCTGATCGAGACAGTCGGGGTTGGACAGTCCGAAGTGGACGTCGTCCGGCTGGCCGACACCACCGTGGTGCTGCTCGCCCCCGGCATGGGCGACGGCATCCAAGCGGCGAAGGCGGGCGTGCTCGAAATCGCGGACGTCTTCGTGGTGAACAAGGCGGACCGCGAAGGCGCCGACGCGACCGTGCGCGAGCTCAAGCAGATGATCGCGATGGGCCGCCGTGAAATGCGCGGCCCCAGCTGGCGCCAGCCCATCGTGCGCACCGTCGCCTCCCGTGACGAAGGCGCCGAAGACGTGCTCAAGGTACTCGACGAGCATCACGACTGGCTCACCGCCGAGGGCGAACTCACCCGTCGACGGGCAACCCGTGCCGCAGGCGAAATCGAAGCGATCGCCCTGCAACGGCTCCGCGCCGAGCTGGTCGACCTACGCGGCGGTGACCGGCTCGCCGAGCTGGCCGACGCTGTCGCCGGTCGCGAGCTGGATCCCTACGCGGCTGCCGAGCGCCTGATCGACGATCTCCGCGCCTGA
- a CDS encoding chromosome segregation protein has protein sequence MSLGDDRELVPLGAGFDLEKRGYHRAQVDDHLERLDGELKMLTSDRDAAISQAGDLARQLEIARSEIAELRGQVERLSLPPTTLEGLSERLQRMLRLAQDEASDTQARAEAEAAHIRAKGESDAAALRAEHEVRLKQLDERREEMEREHRGVLEQARAEAEKITQAAKEERDRLDSEAEQRRTQVEEDFEIAMAARRTEAMRVLAEQEATSKAEAERRLREATEEAAKIRAKVAEEEAAAKADIERRQRESIQEANKRKQDSTTEANARLTEAADEARRRVREATEEANRRINHSLERVEALRKLRESIAAQVQAARKVLSEAEAVLHQETGGATAVAPAKPERKTEPERPKSGNSGNAGNSGNAGNSAEATVKLPKPTPQPAPRKPAPGQRPAQARQKP, from the coding sequence ATGAGTCTTGGCGACGACAGGGAACTCGTCCCACTGGGAGCCGGTTTCGACCTGGAGAAGCGGGGCTACCACCGCGCCCAGGTCGATGACCACCTCGAACGGCTCGACGGCGAGCTCAAGATGCTCACCTCGGACCGCGACGCGGCGATTTCGCAGGCCGGTGACCTGGCCCGCCAGCTGGAGATCGCGCGAAGCGAGATCGCCGAACTACGCGGTCAGGTCGAACGGCTGTCGCTGCCGCCCACCACCCTCGAAGGCCTTTCCGAGCGGCTGCAGCGCATGCTGCGCCTGGCGCAGGACGAAGCGTCGGACACGCAGGCCCGCGCCGAGGCCGAGGCCGCGCACATCAGGGCCAAGGGTGAGTCGGACGCGGCGGCGCTGCGTGCCGAGCACGAGGTGCGCCTGAAGCAGCTCGACGAGCGCCGCGAGGAAATGGAGCGCGAGCACCGCGGCGTCCTGGAGCAGGCGCGCGCCGAAGCGGAGAAGATCACCCAGGCCGCGAAAGAGGAACGCGACCGCCTGGACAGCGAGGCCGAGCAGCGTCGCACCCAGGTCGAGGAAGACTTCGAGATCGCCATGGCGGCTCGCCGGACCGAGGCCATGCGCGTGCTCGCCGAGCAGGAGGCGACCAGCAAGGCCGAGGCCGAGCGGCGACTGCGCGAGGCGACCGAAGAGGCCGCGAAGATCCGCGCGAAGGTGGCCGAGGAGGAAGCCGCGGCGAAGGCGGACATCGAACGCCGCCAGCGGGAATCCATCCAGGAAGCCAACAAGCGCAAGCAGGACTCCACCACCGAGGCGAACGCGCGGCTCACCGAGGCGGCGGACGAGGCTCGCCGGCGGGTGCGCGAGGCCACCGAAGAAGCCAACCGCCGGATCAACCACAGCCTCGAGCGCGTGGAGGCACTGCGCAAGCTCCGCGAGAGCATCGCCGCCCAGGTGCAGGCCGCGCGCAAGGTGCTCTCCGAGGCCGAAGCCGTGCTGCACCAGGAAACCGGCGGGGCCACCGCGGTGGCCCCGGCGAAGCCGGAGCGAAAAACCGAACCGGAGCGGCCGAAGTCCGGGAACTCCGGCAACGCTGGCAACTCTGGAAACGCCGGGAACTCGGCCGAAGCGACCGTGAAACTGCCCAAGCCAACGCCCCAGCCTGCCCCACGCAAGCCGGCGCCGGGTCAGCGTCCTGCGCAGGCCCGTCAGAAGCCCTAG
- a CDS encoding TetR/AcrR family transcriptional regulator: MARGSTGEDPSAKERILTAAEELFAEFGFDATPTSRIAERAGVPKGLVHYYFKRKADLLSALVERLPDEQVEPSRVVVPGDLAESLRRLVSELDQRLGASQVLSHLLWREADTHHAVRDALQDRFKLLVRQVEAVILAAGVGGLAMTDVESAAGLLALAVSYRHSVARHAEGDPPDLMERELNFIARALTFRAAPAT, encoded by the coding sequence GTGGCACGGGGAAGTACCGGCGAGGACCCTTCGGCGAAGGAACGGATCCTCACCGCTGCCGAGGAACTGTTCGCGGAGTTCGGCTTCGACGCCACCCCGACGTCCCGGATCGCCGAACGGGCGGGTGTGCCGAAAGGCCTGGTGCACTACTACTTCAAGCGCAAGGCGGACCTGCTGAGCGCACTGGTCGAACGCCTGCCCGACGAGCAGGTGGAGCCGTCCAGGGTGGTGGTGCCCGGTGATCTCGCGGAGAGCCTGCGCCGTCTGGTGTCGGAACTGGACCAGCGCCTCGGCGCTTCGCAGGTGCTCTCCCACCTGCTGTGGCGCGAGGCGGACACACACCACGCGGTGCGCGACGCGCTGCAGGATCGATTCAAGTTGCTGGTCCGCCAGGTCGAGGCGGTCATCCTGGCCGCAGGCGTCGGCGGCCTCGCGATGACCGACGTGGAGAGCGCGGCCGGCCTGCTGGCTCTGGCCGTGAGCTATCGCCACTCGGTCGCCCGGCATGCCGAAGGCGATCCGCCGGATCTGATGGAACGGGAGCTCAACTTCATCGCCAGGGCGCTGACCTTCCGAGCCGCCCCGGCGACGTGA
- a CDS encoding adenylate/guanylate cyclase domain-containing protein: MPTDAGNPGELQQRLEKVLLGGRRKYTRLQVVERAGVPEDRARRLWRALGFATVEDHEVVFTDADVEAMRTADSLIKAGLVDARVETAVTRALGQHLSRLAEWQVHMLWDLITENPELGRNERQIARLVDRLLPELERVQSYVWRRHLAAYAGRALASPEENLEARSQVVGFVDMVGFTRLTRRIDESELDGILDGFETVASEVIAEHHGQIVKMIGDEVLFVADTAADAAEIALTLNERVEADAALPSVRAGMAAGRILSRFGDVYGSVVNLAARLTSVAKPGTIVVDRELAAELSGDPAYELRSRRAVSVRGYSRLKPCSLRRARERPGNRFESSQQLAAEMLGLRQARAEGVDNEVDEGFPDYRT; the protein is encoded by the coding sequence GTGCCGACGGACGCGGGTAATCCCGGCGAGCTGCAGCAGCGCCTGGAGAAGGTGCTGCTCGGCGGCCGGCGCAAGTACACCCGCCTGCAGGTGGTCGAACGGGCGGGCGTGCCGGAGGACCGGGCACGCCGGCTCTGGCGGGCGCTCGGCTTCGCCACCGTCGAGGACCACGAGGTGGTCTTCACCGACGCCGACGTCGAAGCCATGCGCACGGCGGACAGCCTGATCAAGGCCGGGCTGGTCGACGCGCGTGTGGAGACCGCCGTGACCAGGGCGCTGGGCCAGCACCTGTCGCGGCTGGCCGAATGGCAGGTCCACATGCTGTGGGACCTGATCACCGAGAACCCGGAACTGGGCCGAAACGAACGCCAGATCGCGCGGCTGGTGGACCGGCTGCTCCCCGAACTCGAGCGCGTGCAGAGCTACGTGTGGCGGCGGCACCTCGCCGCATACGCCGGGCGCGCGCTGGCCTCGCCCGAGGAGAACCTGGAGGCGCGCAGCCAGGTCGTCGGTTTTGTGGACATGGTCGGCTTCACGCGGCTGACCAGGCGGATCGACGAAAGCGAGCTGGACGGCATCCTGGACGGGTTCGAGACGGTCGCCTCCGAGGTGATCGCCGAGCACCACGGGCAGATCGTGAAGATGATCGGTGACGAGGTGCTGTTCGTCGCCGACACCGCGGCCGACGCCGCCGAGATCGCGCTGACGCTGAACGAGCGCGTCGAGGCCGACGCCGCGCTCCCCTCGGTCCGTGCGGGCATGGCCGCCGGGCGCATCCTGAGCCGGTTCGGCGACGTCTACGGCTCGGTGGTCAACCTCGCCGCGCGGCTCACCTCGGTGGCCAAGCCGGGCACCATCGTGGTCGATCGTGAGCTCGCCGCCGAGCTGTCCGGCGATCCGGCCTACGAACTGCGGTCGCGGCGCGCGGTTTCTGTCCGGGGGTACAGCAGGCTCAAGCCGTGCTCGTTACGCCGGGCGCGTGAACGGCCGGGCAACCGCTTCGAAAGCAGCCAGCAGCTCGCCGCCGAGATGCTTGGCCTGCGACAAGCCCGCGCCGAAGGGGTGGACAACGAGGTCGACGAGGGTTTTCCCGACTACCGCACGTAG
- a CDS encoding universal stress protein: MSAYQTVVVGTDGSDSSFAAVDRAAAVAGDAGATLVIACAYYPASKQDVEKAQDVLRDEAYQVVGSAPAEDTLISARDRAAKAGAEKIETVAVVGEPVESLRKIVSERSADLLVVGNRGLNTLAGRILGSVPSEVARKSGVDVLIVHTT, from the coding sequence ATGAGCGCCTACCAGACCGTGGTCGTCGGCACGGACGGTTCCGACTCTTCGTTCGCCGCGGTGGACCGGGCGGCAGCCGTCGCCGGGGACGCCGGTGCCACCTTGGTGATCGCCTGCGCCTACTACCCGGCGAGCAAGCAGGACGTCGAGAAGGCCCAGGACGTACTGCGTGACGAGGCGTACCAGGTGGTCGGCTCCGCCCCCGCCGAGGACACGCTGATCTCCGCGCGCGACCGCGCGGCGAAGGCCGGCGCGGAAAAGATCGAGACCGTCGCGGTGGTCGGCGAGCCGGTCGAGTCGCTGCGCAAGATCGTCTCCGAGCGGTCCGCCGACCTGCTGGTGGTCGGCAACCGCGGGCTGAACACGCTGGCCGGGCGCATCCTGGGCTCCGTACCGTCGGAAGTGGCGCGCAAGTCCGGCGTGGACGTGCTCATCGTGCACACCACCTGA
- a CDS encoding SPW repeat protein: protein MSTSPWTRPHDWAEVVLGVVAVLTPLWMETDTAAMWTLIVLGALVAVDGLVSLAMPGLVYGEGIQIVLGALLFISPWVIGYSGMMGAAWSSWIIGGLTMIAGATALPVANAVHDRTAGQH, encoded by the coding sequence ATGTCGACGAGCCCGTGGACCCGTCCGCACGACTGGGCGGAGGTCGTGCTCGGGGTGGTGGCGGTGCTGACGCCGCTGTGGATGGAGACCGACACCGCAGCCATGTGGACGCTCATCGTGCTGGGCGCCCTGGTTGCCGTCGACGGCCTGGTCTCGCTGGCCATGCCGGGCCTGGTCTACGGCGAGGGCATCCAGATCGTGCTGGGTGCGCTGCTGTTCATTTCGCCTTGGGTCATCGGGTACTCGGGCATGATGGGAGCCGCCTGGTCCTCGTGGATCATCGGCGGACTGACGATGATCGCCGGCGCGACCGCGCTGCCGGTGGCCAACGCCGTCCACGACCGGACGGCAGGCCAGCACTGA
- a CDS encoding MBL fold metallo-hydrolase, producing MEMIEVVPNLYLLRFAVGQAYLWRDADELTLVDAGWAGDGTKIAEAILGLGLDRENLVRIVLTHFHEDHAGGAAELRAWADAPVFAHRLDAPVIRGEVPPPEPRLADWERPLYEQVASGKLVGPPTPVDHELEHDDVIEFGGGARVLSIPGHTDGSIALHLPRQGVLFTGDTIAEHEGQVIPGVFNLDVERVHRSFRELAALDVEVACFGHGGPLAADAGRILRRSAEALG from the coding sequence ATGGAGATGATCGAGGTCGTCCCGAACCTGTACCTGCTCCGGTTCGCGGTCGGCCAGGCCTACCTGTGGCGGGATGCCGACGAGCTGACACTGGTGGACGCCGGCTGGGCCGGCGACGGAACGAAGATCGCCGAAGCGATCCTGGGACTCGGGCTCGACCGGGAAAACCTGGTTCGCATCGTGCTGACGCACTTTCACGAGGACCACGCCGGAGGAGCCGCCGAACTCCGGGCGTGGGCAGACGCGCCGGTGTTCGCCCACCGGCTGGACGCGCCGGTGATCCGCGGCGAGGTGCCACCACCGGAGCCGCGGCTCGCCGACTGGGAACGACCGTTGTACGAGCAAGTGGCCAGCGGCAAGCTGGTCGGCCCACCGACGCCGGTGGACCACGAGTTGGAACACGACGACGTGATCGAATTCGGCGGTGGTGCCCGGGTGCTGTCCATACCCGGGCACACGGACGGGAGCATCGCCCTGCACCTGCCGCGCCAGGGCGTGCTCTTCACCGGAGACACGATCGCCGAGCACGAAGGCCAGGTCATTCCCGGCGTGTTCAACCTGGATGTGGAACGAGTCCACCGCTCGTTCCGGGAACTGGCCGCACTGGATGTGGAAGTGGCATGTTTCGGCCACGGTGGTCCGTTGGCCGCGGACGCCGGCCGGATTCTGCGCAGGTCAGCCGAAGCCCTCGGCTGA
- the ccrA gene encoding crotonyl-CoA carboxylase/reductase — MSEIQQITQAILAGEPGEVASIGVPESYRGMTVHADEVGMFEGLASRDKDPRKSLHLDEVPTPELGPGEALVAVMASAINYNTVWTSIFEPLPTFKFLQRYGKLSPLAKRHDLPYHVVGSDLSGVVLRTGAGVHTWKPGDEVVAHCLNVELESPDGHNDTMLDSEQRIWGFETNFGGLAEIALVKANQLMPKPAHLTWEEAASPGLVNSTAYRQLVSRNGADMKQGDVVLIWGASGGLGSYATQFALNGGAIPVCVVSSPEKAEICRKMGAELVIDRNAEGYQFWKNEQEQDPKEWQRFGAKIRELTGGEDPDIVFEHPGRETFGASVYAARKGGTIVTCASTSGYLHQYDNRYLWMNLKRIIGSHFANYRESWEANRLIAKGLIHPTLSKAYPLAETGQAALDVHRNAHQGKVGVLCLAPEEGLGVRDHELRAKHIAAINTFRGV, encoded by the coding sequence ATGAGCGAGATCCAGCAGATCACCCAGGCCATCCTGGCCGGGGAGCCCGGTGAGGTGGCGTCGATCGGGGTGCCGGAGAGCTACCGGGGGATGACCGTGCACGCCGACGAGGTCGGCATGTTCGAGGGACTGGCCAGCCGCGACAAGGACCCGCGCAAGTCACTGCACCTCGACGAGGTGCCCACGCCCGAACTCGGGCCCGGCGAGGCGCTGGTCGCGGTGATGGCGAGCGCGATCAACTACAACACCGTCTGGACCTCGATCTTCGAGCCGCTGCCGACGTTCAAGTTCCTGCAGCGCTACGGCAAGCTCTCGCCGCTGGCCAAGCGCCACGACCTGCCGTACCACGTGGTCGGCTCGGACCTGTCCGGCGTCGTGCTGCGCACCGGGGCGGGGGTGCACACCTGGAAGCCCGGTGACGAGGTGGTCGCGCACTGCCTGAACGTCGAACTGGAGAGCCCGGACGGGCACAACGACACGATGCTCGACTCGGAACAGCGCATCTGGGGCTTCGAGACGAACTTCGGCGGCCTCGCCGAGATCGCACTGGTCAAGGCGAACCAGCTGATGCCGAAGCCGGCCCACCTGACCTGGGAGGAAGCCGCCTCGCCCGGGCTGGTCAACTCGACCGCCTACCGCCAGCTGGTCTCGCGCAACGGCGCCGACATGAAGCAGGGCGACGTGGTGCTGATCTGGGGCGCGTCCGGCGGGCTCGGCTCGTACGCCACGCAGTTCGCGCTCAACGGCGGTGCCATTCCGGTCTGCGTGGTCTCCAGCCCGGAAAAGGCGGAGATCTGCCGGAAGATGGGCGCGGAGCTGGTCATCGACCGCAACGCCGAGGGCTACCAGTTCTGGAAGAACGAGCAGGAGCAGGACCCCAAGGAGTGGCAGCGGTTCGGCGCGAAGATCCGTGAGCTGACCGGCGGCGAGGACCCGGACATCGTGTTCGAGCACCCGGGGCGCGAGACCTTCGGTGCGTCGGTCTACGCGGCGCGCAAGGGCGGCACGATCGTCACCTGCGCTTCCACCTCCGGTTACCTGCACCAGTACGACAACCGCTACCTGTGGATGAACCTCAAGCGGATCATCGGCTCGCATTTCGCGAACTACCGCGAGTCGTGGGAGGCGAACCGGTTGATCGCGAAGGGCCTGATCCACCCGACCCTGTCCAAGGCCTACCCGCTCGCCGAAACCGGGCAGGCCGCGCTCGACGTGCATCGCAACGCCCACCAGGGCAAGGTGGGCGTGCTGTGCCTGGCCCCGGAGGAGGGACTGGGCGTTCGTGATCACGAACTGCGGGCGAAGCACATAGCTGCGATAAACACCTTCAGAGGTGTGTGA
- a CDS encoding acetyl-CoA C-acetyltransferase: MSGTQSSSVILGAARTPIGRLLGSLKDYSGAQLGGIAIKAALERAGVSPDAVQYTIMGQVLTAGAGQIPARQAAVAAGIPMDVPALTINKVCLSGLDAIALADQLIRAGEFDLVVAGGQESMTQAPHLLPKSRSGFKYGDTTLVDHMAHDGLFCAFDQVAMGSSTEKYNERYGLTREEQDEYSARSHQRAAAAIEAGRFAEEIAPVEIPQRKKDPIVFDTDEGVRADTTVEGLAKLRPAFAADGTITAGSASQISDGAAAVVVASRAKAEELGITPLAEIGAHGVVAGPDASLHEQPSNAIKAALAKAKLDASALDLVEINEAFAAVGLVSAKQLGLDHDKVNVDGGAIALGHPIGASGARLVVHLVHELRRRGGGLGAAALCGGGGQGDALLLSVPKA, from the coding sequence ATGTCCGGAACACAGTCCAGCTCGGTCATCCTGGGCGCGGCCAGGACCCCGATCGGCAGGCTGCTGGGTTCGCTGAAGGACTACTCCGGTGCCCAGCTCGGCGGAATCGCCATCAAGGCGGCGCTCGAACGGGCCGGCGTTTCACCCGATGCGGTGCAGTACACGATCATGGGCCAGGTGCTCACCGCCGGCGCGGGCCAGATCCCGGCGCGGCAGGCCGCGGTGGCCGCCGGCATCCCGATGGACGTGCCCGCGCTGACGATCAACAAGGTGTGCCTGTCCGGCCTCGACGCCATCGCGCTGGCCGACCAGCTGATCCGCGCCGGCGAGTTCGACCTGGTGGTGGCCGGTGGGCAGGAGTCGATGACCCAGGCGCCCCACCTGCTGCCGAAGTCGCGCTCCGGTTTCAAGTACGGCGACACCACCCTCGTCGACCACATGGCCCACGACGGTCTTTTCTGCGCGTTCGACCAGGTCGCCATGGGCTCGTCGACGGAGAAGTACAACGAGCGCTACGGCCTGACCCGCGAGGAGCAGGACGAGTACTCCGCACGTTCGCACCAGCGCGCCGCCGCCGCGATCGAAGCCGGCCGCTTCGCCGAGGAGATCGCGCCGGTCGAGATCCCGCAGCGCAAGAAGGACCCCATCGTCTTCGACACCGACGAAGGGGTGCGTGCCGACACCACCGTCGAAGGCCTCGCCAAGCTGCGCCCCGCGTTCGCCGCGGACGGCACCATCACCGCCGGCTCCGCCTCCCAGATCTCCGACGGCGCCGCCGCGGTCGTGGTGGCCAGCCGCGCGAAGGCCGAGGAACTCGGCATCACGCCGCTCGCCGAGATCGGCGCGCACGGTGTGGTCGCCGGCCCCGACGCGAGCCTGCATGAGCAGCCGTCCAACGCGATCAAGGCCGCACTGGCCAAGGCCAAGCTCGACGCCAGCGCACTGGACCTCGTCGAGATCAACGAGGCGTTCGCCGCCGTGGGCCTGGTTTCCGCCAAGCAGCTGGGCCTCGACCACGACAAGGTCAACGTCGACGGCGGCGCCATCGCGCTCGGCCACCCCATCGGCGCCTCCGGTGCCCGGCTGGTCGTGCACCTGGTGCACGAGCTGCGCCGCCGCGGCGGCGGGCTCGGTGCCGCCGCCCTGTGCGGTGGCGGCGGCCAGGGTGACGCGCTGCTGCTCTCGGTGCCCAAGGCCTGA
- a CDS encoding TetR/AcrR family transcriptional regulator: MSEARGPDPTRRSERSRKAILSAAMELMTESGYAKTSIEAIAARAGVGKQTIYRWWPSKAAVIFDALLDLTEGQQGFGLLETGDLKEDLKHALRATAEELADPKFDVSFRALAIEIQYDPKLAGHWREKMLGPALEATKERLRSAQRSGEIDDELDLDVAVEMLYGPLYHRWLLQTAPVTTQHADAVVDLAMRAMSR; encoded by the coding sequence ATGAGCGAGGCACGGGGCCCGGATCCCACGCGCCGCAGTGAACGTTCGCGGAAGGCGATCCTGTCCGCCGCGATGGAACTGATGACCGAGAGCGGATACGCGAAAACCTCGATCGAGGCGATCGCCGCGCGGGCAGGCGTCGGCAAGCAGACCATCTACCGCTGGTGGCCGTCGAAGGCGGCGGTGATCTTCGACGCGCTGCTCGACCTGACGGAAGGACAGCAGGGGTTCGGTCTGCTCGAGACCGGCGATCTGAAGGAAGACCTGAAGCACGCTCTGCGGGCCACCGCGGAGGAACTGGCAGATCCGAAGTTCGACGTCTCGTTCCGGGCACTGGCGATCGAGATCCAGTACGACCCGAAGCTGGCGGGCCACTGGCGGGAGAAGATGCTCGGTCCCGCGTTGGAGGCCACCAAGGAAAGGCTGCGCAGTGCCCAGCGCAGCGGTGAGATCGACGACGAGCTCGACCTCGACGTGGCGGTGGAGATGCTCTACGGGCCGCTCTACCACCGCTGGTTGCTGCAGACCGCGCCGGTGACCACCCAGCACGCGGATGCCGTGGTCGACCTGGCCATGCGAGCGATGAGCCGATAG
- the mce gene encoding methylmalonyl-CoA epimerase: MNEALKPFVTTIDHVGIAVADLDAAIAFYAETFGLEATHTETNHDQGVREAMLHAPGDHDGPAIQLLAPLYPDSTIAKFIDNRGPGLQQLACRVSNVEEAMAALRAKGLRVIYDTPRPGTAGSRVNFVHPKDAGGVLIELVEPAKTGGDTED, translated from the coding sequence ATGAATGAAGCGCTGAAGCCGTTCGTCACGACGATCGATCACGTCGGCATCGCGGTCGCCGACCTCGATGCGGCGATCGCCTTCTACGCGGAAACCTTCGGCCTCGAGGCGACCCACACCGAGACCAATCACGACCAGGGTGTCCGTGAGGCGATGCTGCACGCCCCCGGCGACCACGACGGGCCCGCCATCCAGCTGCTCGCGCCGCTGTACCCCGACTCGACCATCGCCAAGTTCATCGACAACCGCGGGCCGGGGCTCCAGCAGCTCGCCTGCCGGGTGTCCAATGTGGAAGAGGCGATGGCCGCGCTGCGCGCGAAGGGGCTCCGGGTCATCTACGACACGCCGCGGCCCGGCACCGCCGGTTCGCGGGTGAACTTCGTGCACCCGAAGGACGCGGGCGGAGTGCTCATCGAACTCGTCGAGCCGGCCAAGACCGGTGGGGACACCGAGGACTGA